From the Bdellovibrio reynosensis genome, one window contains:
- a CDS encoding S8 family peptidase: MDVQKILSAVACIFVLAACSNEKSASTVFPENGALDSNACLGQAVQNKFIVQWEDGKFTVESAANAEEFTKNFIEPQLEKIRFVEFDRQLQIKKADDVRVAGISDSWGQDMIGARNVWSQGIYGQNIKVAVVDSFVDTTHPQLAPRIAVNTAEVANNGVDDDRNGVVDDYYGAVFVSVPSGSDTPSSHGSHVAGIIAADHTKGSVEGVAPQAQIIPAQFIANDGGGSLGDAVLALQYSANRGAKIINASWGGAPCVTSLRNTFIELEKKGILVIVAAGNDGRDVDLYPEFPASFNLANQITVAASSVTDFMTAWSNSGFQYVHVAAPGERILSTIPGNSTAYMDGTSMAAPFVSGAAALLWSARPNATAAQIKTAILQSVDVDPGHEFKVNTRGRINVQKALQLLKQLVP, translated from the coding sequence ATGGATGTTCAGAAGATTCTCTCGGCGGTTGCTTGCATCTTTGTATTAGCAGCATGTAGCAACGAAAAGTCCGCGAGTACCGTATTTCCAGAGAATGGCGCATTAGATTCAAATGCATGTTTGGGTCAGGCTGTTCAAAATAAATTTATCGTGCAATGGGAAGACGGAAAATTCACAGTTGAATCCGCAGCCAACGCTGAAGAATTCACTAAAAATTTTATTGAGCCTCAATTAGAAAAAATCCGCTTTGTCGAATTTGATCGCCAACTGCAAATCAAAAAAGCCGATGATGTTCGCGTCGCTGGAATTTCTGATAGCTGGGGTCAAGATATGATCGGCGCAAGAAACGTTTGGTCACAAGGTATCTATGGCCAAAACATCAAGGTCGCCGTGGTTGATTCATTTGTTGACACAACTCATCCACAACTTGCACCTAGAATTGCAGTGAACACTGCAGAGGTTGCTAATAATGGGGTTGATGATGATCGAAACGGTGTCGTCGATGATTATTATGGGGCTGTGTTTGTTTCTGTACCTAGTGGTTCAGATACTCCAAGTTCCCATGGATCCCACGTTGCTGGCATCATTGCTGCTGATCACACGAAAGGATCAGTTGAAGGTGTTGCTCCGCAAGCGCAAATTATTCCTGCCCAATTTATTGCTAACGATGGCGGTGGTTCTTTAGGTGATGCGGTTTTAGCTTTGCAGTATTCTGCAAATCGTGGCGCTAAAATCATCAATGCTAGCTGGGGTGGCGCGCCTTGTGTGACCTCTTTAAGAAATACTTTTATTGAGTTAGAGAAAAAAGGAATTCTTGTGATTGTGGCCGCAGGTAACGATGGTCGCGATGTCGATTTATATCCTGAGTTCCCTGCTTCATTTAATTTAGCGAATCAAATCACGGTGGCGGCTTCTTCGGTGACTGACTTTATGACTGCTTGGTCTAACAGTGGTTTTCAGTATGTCCACGTGGCTGCTCCGGGTGAAAGAATCTTAAGTACAATTCCTGGTAACTCTACGGCTTACATGGATGGAACAAGTATGGCGGCTCCGTTTGTCAGTGGTGCTGCAGCCCTTCTTTGGAGCGCTCGTCCCAATGCAACTGCTGCACAAATTAAGACAGCTATTTTGCAGTCAGTGGATGTCGATCCAGGGCATGAGTTTAAAGTAAATACTCGAGGCCGCATAAACGTGCAAAAGGCCTTACAACTTCTGAAGCAGTTAGTTCCGTAA
- the deoC gene encoding deoxyribose-phosphate aldolase, which translates to MQLSRYIDHTLLKPEAQMAQIEKLCAEAKEHQFFSVCVNTSYVSTCAKLLSGSSVKVCCVVGFPLGAMDTESKAFETATAIKNGAEEIDMVINVGALKDRRTDYVREDIKAVVKAAQGRKVKVIIETSLLSHDDKVLACNLSLEAGAHFVKTSTGFGGGGATVEDVKLMKSIVKDQMEVKASGGVKDLQQAKAMIDAGASRLGTSSGVALVQGATVSGGY; encoded by the coding sequence GTGCAACTAAGTCGTTATATTGATCACACTCTACTTAAGCCGGAAGCGCAAATGGCGCAGATCGAAAAACTATGCGCTGAGGCTAAAGAGCATCAATTCTTTAGTGTTTGTGTGAACACGTCTTATGTTTCAACCTGCGCAAAACTTCTTTCTGGTTCTTCGGTCAAAGTTTGCTGCGTTGTGGGCTTTCCTTTAGGAGCCATGGACACCGAATCCAAAGCCTTTGAAACTGCGACGGCAATTAAAAATGGTGCTGAAGAAATTGATATGGTTATCAATGTGGGCGCATTAAAAGATCGCCGCACTGATTATGTTCGCGAAGATATCAAAGCGGTGGTGAAGGCAGCGCAAGGGCGCAAAGTGAAAGTGATTATCGAAACTTCGCTTTTAAGCCACGATGACAAAGTGCTTGCTTGCAATTTGTCTTTAGAAGCGGGCGCGCATTTCGTGAAAACTTCAACAGGGTTTGGCGGCGGTGGTGCCACGGTTGAAGATGTAAAATTAATGAAATCAATTGTTAAAGATCAAATGGAAGTGAAAGCCTCTGGTGGAGTTAAAGACCTCCAACAAGCAAAAGCGATGATTGATGCTGGAGCAAGCCGCTTAGGCACAAGCTCTGGTGTTGCTTTAGTTCAAGGTGCCACTGTTTCTGGGGGTTATTAA
- a CDS encoding acyl-CoA carboxylase subunit beta, which produces MSTEISSGIQARLNDLEKRNEAAMAGGGAAKVAKHKQGGRLTARERIDVLVDPGSFVEMDRFVSHRCTNFGMDKNVVPGDGVITGYGRINGKLVYISSQDFTVIGGSMSRTQANKICKVMDLAMKNGAPFISINDSGGARIQEGIESLGGYADIFTRNTMASGLIPQITAIMGPCAGGAVYSPSITDFVFMVKNTSYMFVTGPDVIKTVTHEEVTKEELGGATTHSAKSGVAHFAAEDDKHCLLLIRELMNFLPSNNLDDAPVLPTNDRPDRVTEALNTLIPENPKKPYDMLSVITECVDEGYFLEIHKHYAQNIIVGYARFNGRPVGIVANQPNVLAGCLNIEASRKAARFIRFCDAFNIPVVSFVDVPGFLPGKDQEWNGIITHGAKLLYAYAEATVPKITVITRKAYGGAYIVMGSKLLRSDVNLAYPSAEIAVMGADGAVSIIFREEINKAKDPVAERARLTAEYEAKFSNPYVSAELGYTDEVIEPAMTRKRIIDSLEMLKHKRDIMPAKKHGNIPL; this is translated from the coding sequence ATGAGCACGGAAATTTCATCTGGCATTCAGGCTCGCCTTAACGATCTTGAAAAAAGAAATGAAGCTGCAATGGCTGGTGGCGGAGCTGCCAAAGTTGCAAAACATAAACAAGGTGGTCGCCTTACTGCCCGCGAACGTATCGATGTTCTTGTCGATCCAGGTAGCTTTGTTGAAATGGATCGTTTTGTATCCCATCGCTGCACAAACTTTGGAATGGATAAAAACGTAGTACCTGGTGATGGTGTCATCACTGGTTACGGTCGTATCAACGGAAAATTAGTCTATATCTCTTCTCAAGATTTCACCGTCATTGGTGGATCTATGTCTCGCACTCAAGCTAATAAAATCTGTAAGGTCATGGATCTTGCGATGAAAAATGGTGCGCCATTCATTTCTATCAATGACTCTGGTGGTGCGCGTATTCAAGAAGGTATCGAATCACTAGGTGGTTACGCAGATATCTTTACTCGCAACACAATGGCTTCGGGTCTTATCCCGCAAATCACGGCCATCATGGGCCCGTGCGCAGGTGGGGCGGTTTACTCTCCATCAATCACTGACTTTGTTTTCATGGTTAAAAACACAAGCTACATGTTTGTGACAGGCCCTGATGTTATTAAGACTGTGACTCATGAAGAAGTGACTAAAGAAGAACTTGGTGGGGCGACCACACACTCTGCAAAATCAGGTGTGGCGCATTTTGCTGCGGAAGACGATAAGCACTGCTTATTGTTGATTCGTGAGCTTATGAACTTCCTTCCTTCAAACAACTTGGATGATGCTCCGGTATTACCAACAAACGATCGCCCGGATCGCGTGACGGAAGCGTTGAACACTTTGATTCCTGAAAATCCTAAGAAACCTTATGACATGCTAAGTGTGATCACTGAGTGCGTGGATGAAGGCTACTTCCTAGAAATTCACAAGCACTACGCGCAAAACATCATCGTAGGTTATGCTCGTTTCAACGGTCGTCCTGTTGGTATCGTAGCAAATCAGCCGAATGTTCTAGCGGGTTGCTTAAACATCGAAGCTTCCCGTAAAGCCGCGCGCTTTATCCGCTTCTGTGATGCTTTCAACATTCCAGTGGTATCCTTCGTTGACGTTCCTGGTTTCTTGCCTGGTAAGGATCAAGAATGGAATGGTATCATCACTCACGGTGCGAAACTTCTTTACGCTTACGCTGAAGCGACAGTTCCGAAAATCACTGTGATCACTCGTAAAGCTTACGGTGGCGCTTACATCGTTATGGGTTCTAAACTTCTTAGATCTGACGTGAACCTTGCCTACCCTTCTGCAGAAATCGCTGTAATGGGTGCTGACGGCGCGGTAAGCATTATCTTCAGAGAAGAAATCAACAAAGCAAAAGATCCAGTGGCAGAGCGCGCGCGCTTAACTGCTGAATACGAAGCTAAGTTCAGCAATCCATATGTTTCGGCAGAGCTTGGATACACTGATGAAGTTATTGAGCCAGCAATGACTCGTAAACGCATCATTGATTCACTAGAAATGCTTAAACATAAACGCGATATCATGCCGGCGAAAAAACACGGCAATATTCCTTTGTAG
- a CDS encoding thymidine phosphorylase gives MHFLPAEIIKAKRNGESLSYEDINEFILGYARGHIPDYQMSALLMAIFFKGMTTEETLALTKAMLHSGEVVDFSTVPGFKVDKHSTGGVGDKTSLILGPIVAAAGVPVPMISGRGLGHTGGTLDKLESIPGFNTQKSLPEFIELVRKHLICFIGQTKEICPADKKIYALRDVTATVESLPLICASIMSKKLAEGIDGLVLDVKYGSGAFMKTSAQAEELALNLMSIARGYGKKVTSLLTNMDQPLGRYAGNSLEVEECVAIMKNEKFIGPGGYDLYEDTRELSLQLSAHMLLLAGVGRDEKESYKMASDILTSGKAMAKFEELCQIHGGNLAALPKPKHKVDVTTEHEGHVHGFHTESIGVAGIIIHAGRAQTTGIIAPTAGIEFHVKVGDAVKPGDRIFTLHGDDKDLLQSAVPLLKSAINISLPKITKPSLILKILK, from the coding sequence ATGCACTTTCTGCCGGCTGAAATTATTAAAGCCAAACGCAATGGCGAAAGTCTTTCTTATGAAGACATCAATGAATTTATCTTAGGGTACGCTCGCGGGCACATTCCTGATTATCAGATGTCTGCTTTATTAATGGCGATCTTCTTTAAAGGTATGACAACGGAAGAAACTTTGGCATTAACCAAGGCGATGCTTCATTCGGGTGAAGTTGTGGATTTTTCTACGGTGCCAGGATTTAAAGTTGATAAACATTCAACCGGTGGCGTGGGTGATAAGACAAGTTTGATTCTTGGTCCTATCGTTGCTGCAGCTGGTGTCCCAGTTCCCATGATTTCAGGCCGTGGCCTAGGTCATACGGGTGGAACATTAGATAAGTTAGAATCCATCCCTGGTTTTAATACGCAGAAATCATTGCCAGAATTTATTGAGCTTGTGCGCAAGCATTTGATTTGTTTTATCGGTCAGACAAAAGAAATCTGTCCTGCTGATAAAAAAATCTATGCACTTCGTGATGTGACGGCAACCGTTGAAAGTTTGCCGCTGATATGCGCTTCGATCATGTCAAAAAAATTAGCTGAAGGGATTGATGGCCTTGTTTTAGACGTGAAGTATGGTTCTGGCGCATTTATGAAAACTTCTGCGCAGGCCGAAGAACTTGCATTGAATTTAATGTCGATTGCTCGCGGCTACGGGAAAAAGGTCACTTCACTTTTAACTAATATGGATCAACCCTTGGGCCGCTATGCAGGAAACTCTTTAGAAGTGGAAGAGTGTGTTGCCATCATGAAAAATGAAAAATTCATTGGCCCTGGTGGATATGATCTTTACGAAGATACACGAGAATTAAGTCTGCAACTTTCTGCTCACATGTTGTTGTTAGCAGGTGTTGGTCGCGATGAAAAAGAATCATATAAAATGGCCTCTGATATTTTAACGTCAGGTAAAGCGATGGCAAAATTTGAAGAGCTTTGCCAAATTCACGGTGGCAATCTTGCCGCTTTGCCAAAACCTAAGCACAAGGTGGATGTAACTACGGAACACGAAGGTCATGTGCATGGTTTTCATACAGAAAGCATAGGTGTCGCGGGAATTATTATTCACGCAGGCCGCGCGCAAACTACTGGTATTATTGCGCCCACTGCGGGCATAGAGTTCCACGTCAAGGTTGGTGACGCAGTAAAACCAGGAGATCGCATCTTTACTTTACATGGTGATGATAAAGATCTTTTGCAATCTGCAGTTCCGCTGCTTAAATCAGCAATCAATATTTCCTTGCCAAAAATTACAAAGCCTAGTTTGATACTTAAGATTTTAAAGTAG
- a CDS encoding type IV pilus twitching motility protein PilT codes for MATIDELFKLMVEQGASDLHITSGAPPYLRLHGNMVPLNYRELTNQDVQGLLFEILSEKQKKAFVEKWELDFAYTLSGIGRFRCNIFMQRKGLGAVMRIIPEKIKTAQELGLPPAVMDMIDCDRGLILVTGPTGSGKSTTLAAMIHQINMTREAHIITVEDPIEFVHPNLKALVNQREVGSHTKSFANALKAALREDPDILLVGELRDLETISLALTAAETGHIVFGTLHTNSAAKTVDRIIDVFPAGQQQQIRTMLAESLRGVVAQTLFSRADGQGRVAAYEIMRNTKAISNLIREGKVHQLASAMQTGSSQGMVLFEKYIEDLVRKGKVSAADAKTFLGQAGGGDTAIQPNAATQATRTKVG; via the coding sequence ATGGCAACAATTGATGAACTGTTTAAATTGATGGTGGAACAAGGAGCTTCCGACTTGCATATCACAAGCGGCGCGCCTCCTTACCTTCGACTGCATGGAAACATGGTGCCTTTGAATTACCGTGAATTGACGAACCAAGACGTACAAGGCTTGCTCTTCGAAATTCTTTCTGAAAAACAAAAGAAAGCCTTCGTTGAAAAATGGGAACTTGATTTCGCTTACACTCTTTCTGGAATTGGTCGCTTCCGTTGCAATATCTTTATGCAGCGTAAAGGACTTGGCGCAGTAATGCGTATTATCCCTGAGAAAATTAAAACAGCGCAAGAGTTAGGTTTACCTCCTGCGGTGATGGATATGATTGATTGTGATCGTGGTTTGATTCTTGTTACGGGTCCCACAGGTTCTGGTAAATCTACGACCTTGGCTGCCATGATTCATCAAATCAATATGACTCGCGAAGCCCACATCATCACGGTTGAAGACCCGATCGAGTTTGTTCATCCGAATTTGAAAGCGCTTGTGAATCAACGCGAAGTGGGAAGTCATACAAAAAGTTTCGCTAACGCTTTAAAAGCAGCCTTACGTGAAGATCCAGATATTTTGCTTGTGGGTGAGTTGCGTGACCTTGAAACTATTTCTTTAGCATTAACGGCTGCAGAAACGGGTCACATTGTGTTTGGTACTCTTCATACGAACAGTGCTGCAAAAACAGTCGATCGTATCATTGACGTTTTCCCCGCGGGACAACAACAACAAATCCGTACGATGCTGGCAGAAAGCTTGCGTGGCGTAGTGGCGCAAACTCTTTTCTCGCGCGCCGATGGACAAGGTCGTGTCGCGGCTTACGAAATCATGCGTAATACAAAAGCCATCTCGAATCTTATTCGCGAAGGAAAAGTGCATCAATTGGCTTCGGCAATGCAAACAGGTTCAAGCCAAGGCATGGTGCTATTTGAAAAATACATTGAGGATCTGGTTCGCAAAGGGAAGGTTTCTGCTGCTGATGCAAAAACCTTCTTGGGCCAGGCTGGTGGTGGCGACACAGCGATTCAACCGAATGCTGCGACCCAAGCGACCCGCACCAAAGTGGGCTAA
- the accC gene encoding acetyl-CoA carboxylase biotin carboxylase subunit, with product MALFKKILIANRGEIAIRVTRACRELGIGSVAVFSDADRDSLHVFLADEAYHIGPSPSKESYLNYQKIIEVAKQAGVDAIHPGYGFLSENTNFAKALEAAGITFIGPTVQNIESMGDKLSAKALMKKAGVPTVPGSDGGVDTVEQALEIAQKIGLPVIIKASAGGGGKGMRVVRKMEELESAFRACRSEGQNYFADPTVYIEKFVNDPKHIEIQVFGDKHGNHVHLFERECSVQRRHQKIIEECPSPSVPHEVRLRMGEAAVRAAKQINYVGAGTIEFIFDNATKDFYFMEMNTRLQVEHPITEIVTGFDLVKEQIYVAAGKPLSFKQEDIKQKGHAIEARICAEDPITYKPHPGVIRACRHPQGPFMRVDSYAYPGYEVPIYYDPMIAKLITWGENREEAIDRMQRALSEFVLTGIKTNIVLHKTILDHAKFRDGSYTTQFIEKNFEVIEPQLFKEVEDPVFLIAAAITAYNDRKSKDVRQLNLTSNWKRVGRKLQLRT from the coding sequence ATGGCATTGTTTAAAAAAATCCTGATCGCCAACCGTGGAGAAATCGCAATCCGTGTCACTCGCGCTTGCCGTGAGCTTGGCATCGGTTCTGTTGCGGTATTTTCAGATGCGGACCGCGATTCTTTGCATGTCTTTTTGGCGGACGAGGCTTATCACATTGGGCCTTCTCCATCTAAAGAAAGCTATTTGAACTATCAAAAAATCATCGAAGTGGCGAAGCAAGCAGGTGTGGATGCAATTCACCCGGGTTACGGTTTTCTTTCTGAAAACACGAACTTTGCTAAAGCTCTTGAAGCAGCTGGTATCACTTTCATCGGTCCTACAGTGCAAAACATTGAATCGATGGGTGATAAACTTTCTGCAAAAGCGTTGATGAAAAAAGCAGGCGTACCGACAGTTCCCGGCAGCGATGGCGGTGTAGACACGGTTGAGCAAGCTTTAGAAATCGCGCAAAAAATCGGTCTTCCAGTTATCATCAAAGCCTCTGCTGGTGGCGGTGGTAAAGGGATGCGTGTTGTGCGCAAGATGGAAGAGCTTGAAAGCGCTTTCCGTGCGTGCCGTTCTGAAGGTCAGAACTATTTTGCGGATCCAACTGTTTACATCGAAAAATTCGTCAACGATCCAAAACACATCGAAATTCAAGTGTTCGGCGATAAACATGGGAACCATGTTCATCTTTTTGAACGTGAGTGCTCTGTTCAGCGTCGCCACCAAAAAATTATTGAAGAATGTCCGTCGCCTTCTGTACCTCACGAAGTTCGTTTGCGTATGGGTGAAGCGGCTGTTCGCGCAGCTAAACAAATCAATTACGTTGGCGCGGGAACAATTGAGTTTATCTTTGATAATGCGACTAAAGATTTTTACTTCATGGAGATGAACACTCGTCTGCAAGTAGAACATCCAATCACAGAGATCGTGACTGGTTTTGACTTGGTTAAAGAGCAAATCTACGTAGCTGCTGGCAAACCTTTGTCTTTCAAACAAGAAGACATCAAACAAAAAGGTCATGCTATTGAAGCGCGTATCTGCGCTGAAGATCCAATCACTTATAAACCACATCCTGGTGTGATTCGCGCCTGCCGCCATCCACAGGGTCCGTTTATGCGTGTGGATTCTTACGCTTACCCTGGTTATGAAGTTCCTATATACTACGATCCAATGATCGCTAAATTGATCACTTGGGGTGAAAACCGCGAAGAAGCAATCGACAGAATGCAAAGAGCGTTGTCGGAGTTTGTTTTGACGGGAATTAAAACCAATATCGTTCTTCATAAAACGATTTTGGATCACGCTAAATTCAGAGATGGTTCTTACACGACTCAGTTCATTGAAAAGAACTTTGAAGTTATCGAACCACAACTTTTCAAAGAAGTTGAAGATCCTGTATTCCTGATCGCTGCAGCCATTACCGCTTATAACGATCGTAAATCCAAAGATGTTCGCCAGCTGAATCTGACTTCCAACTGGAAGCGCGTAGGCCGCAAACTTCAATTGAGGACGTAA
- a CDS encoding purine-nucleoside phosphorylase — MILEDLQETVSFIRTKTSAKPKIGVVLGSGLGAFVKDVEVEATIPYKEIPHFSPPTVEGHSGNLIFGKVGGQSIAILQGRNHFYEGHPMSSVVFPVRTLAMLGVETLILTNSAGGFGESMQAGDFMIIEDHINLMGTNPLMGPNIKELGPRFPDMTEAYDKRLISIMEQLLQKQGTRYHKGIYCGVSGPTYETPAEVRYLKLIGGKAVGMSTVPETIAANHLGLRVAALSCITNLAAGISNHKLSHTEVTETAKRVELEFSSFLREFIGQL; from the coding sequence TTGATCCTCGAAGACTTACAAGAAACCGTTAGCTTTATCCGCACAAAAACTTCGGCAAAACCGAAGATCGGTGTGGTATTGGGCTCGGGCCTTGGCGCCTTCGTAAAAGATGTGGAAGTGGAAGCGACGATTCCGTATAAAGAAATCCCGCACTTCTCCCCTCCTACGGTCGAAGGTCATTCTGGGAATTTGATTTTTGGTAAAGTGGGTGGACAATCCATCGCGATTTTACAAGGCAGAAATCATTTCTATGAAGGCCATCCGATGTCGAGCGTGGTTTTCCCAGTTCGTACACTAGCAATGTTGGGTGTTGAAACTTTGATTTTAACAAACTCTGCGGGTGGCTTTGGTGAAAGCATGCAAGCCGGTGATTTCATGATCATCGAAGATCACATCAATCTTATGGGCACAAACCCATTGATGGGACCCAACATCAAAGAATTAGGTCCACGTTTCCCTGATATGACTGAAGCTTACGACAAACGTTTAATCAGCATCATGGAACAACTTCTGCAAAAGCAAGGAACTCGCTATCACAAAGGTATTTACTGTGGTGTGAGCGGTCCTACTTATGAAACTCCGGCAGAGGTTCGTTATTTAAAACTTATTGGTGGTAAGGCTGTCGGCATGAGCACAGTGCCTGAAACAATCGCTGCTAATCATTTAGGTCTTCGTGTGGCGGCATTAAGTTGCATCACGAACTTAGCTGCTGGTATTTCAAACCATAAACTTTCCCACACCGAAGTTACCGAAACTGCGAAACGCGTAGAGCTTGAATTCAGCTCTTTCTTGCGCGAGTTCATAGGCCAGCTCTAA